A single Bremerella cremea DNA region contains:
- a CDS encoding metallophosphoesterase yields MCVAAEVAEKTARTYQEAGRILRSSPLRKGNVVQLDKSNTEDVMVTADLHGNRTNFRRIMEIADLGAHPNRHLVFQEVCHGGPTYPKAGGCMSHLMLEDIAQLIVEFPHQVHFLISNHELAELTDYPIMKGGKMLNLMFRCGMGQMYGDAVPMIRAAQLEFLASLPIAIRIGQQILVTHSLPKHCDAEPFDISIFDRELNVHDRSCGGSLHRMVWGRDFRQENADHLAQQLGVDLFITGHEPCKYGFASPNSRQIVLDCCSRLGKYMMIPMSDGLTQDDLLNRIYSLHDPMLVAAP; encoded by the coding sequence ATGTGTGTTGCTGCTGAAGTCGCTGAGAAGACCGCCAGGACTTACCAGGAAGCTGGGCGAATTTTACGTAGTTCGCCGCTGCGAAAAGGCAACGTCGTCCAGTTAGATAAGTCGAACACCGAAGATGTGATGGTGACGGCCGACCTGCACGGCAATCGCACCAATTTCCGGCGAATCATGGAAATCGCTGATCTCGGTGCCCACCCGAACCGCCACCTCGTTTTTCAGGAAGTCTGCCACGGCGGACCTACTTATCCCAAGGCGGGCGGGTGCATGTCGCACTTGATGCTGGAAGATATTGCTCAGCTAATTGTCGAGTTTCCTCATCAGGTTCATTTCCTGATTTCTAATCACGAACTGGCTGAACTGACCGATTACCCCATCATGAAGGGGGGCAAGATGCTCAACCTCATGTTTCGCTGTGGCATGGGACAGATGTACGGTGATGCGGTGCCGATGATTCGAGCCGCCCAGCTTGAGTTTTTAGCCAGCTTGCCGATAGCCATTCGAATAGGCCAGCAAATCCTGGTAACGCATAGCTTGCCCAAGCATTGTGACGCCGAGCCGTTTGATATCTCGATCTTTGATCGCGAGTTGAATGTTCACGATCGTTCGTGTGGTGGTTCGTTGCACCGCATGGTCTGGGGGCGTGATTTTCGGCAAGAGAACGCCGACCATCTGGCTCAGCAATTGGGCGTCGATTTGTTCATTACCGGTCACGAACCGTGTAAATATGGCTTTGCTTCCCCTAATTCGCGTCAAATTGTGTTGGATTGTTGCAGTCGGCTGGGCAAGTATATGATGATACCAATGTCAGACGGCCTGACTCAGGATGATCTGTTAAACCGGATTTATTCTCTTCACGACCCCATGCTTGTGGCGGCACCTTAG